In Yersinia enterocolitica subsp. enterocolitica, one DNA window encodes the following:
- a CDS encoding glycosyltransferase family 2 protein, which translates to FMRVSYMIDDIDVSVVIPVYNAERFIRTAISSVLSQEYVNIEVIIIDDGSTDSSGKIIQSINDDRIKYFKKENGGIVSALNFAIPKVHANIIARMDADDIMEPLRLRKQLDYMARYNLDVVGGNIKLIDENDRIIGRKKFPTNHFDIISSLPLLTLFVILQP; encoded by the coding sequence TTTATGCGAGTAAGCTACATGATTGACGATATTGATGTATCTGTGGTTATTCCTGTCTATAACGCTGAGCGTTTTATTCGTACTGCTATTAGCTCGGTTTTATCTCAGGAATATGTAAATATTGAAGTGATAATAATTGATGATGGCTCTACTGATTCTAGCGGTAAAATAATACAATCAATAAATGATGACAGAATAAAATATTTCAAAAAAGAAAATGGAGGAATTGTATCTGCTCTTAATTTTGCGATACCTAAAGTTCATGCAAATATAATTGCTAGAATGGATGCTGACGATATAATGGAACCATTAAGGTTAAGAAAACAACTTGACTATATGGCAAGGTATAACTTAGACGTTGTTGGTGGGAATATTAAGTTAATCGATGAAAATGACCGTATTATTGGAAGAAAAAAATTCCCGACTAATCACTTCGATATAATATCATCATTACCTTTATTAACCCTCTTTGTCATCCTGCAACCATGA
- a CDS encoding glycosyltransferase family 4 protein, giving the protein MNECKSVCIIQNSIKTVVVFRLSYIKQLLSRGHKVYCIAPNDDNESVDCLKKYGVIVITTDNERLLYRYFFINLSLLWVLFKEKFKLTVSCHFLVTFIFSIPSIFFARKTVCFIEGIGTFFTKNKGFLNILRLLLTRGVGKRIFMNKYEKNLLGCDGDLVLGGIGVDIESFCYSYKIKKCSRKIELLYVGRLVEDKGIFYIIELIKHLKLAGVDFTLNVVGDTYPANPSSLTEDDIANLKAEFEEDIIFHGYLSDLRHIYAKTDVLLLLSKHEGFPVVVMEANACGIPAICYAVPGCIDAIEHGVNGFLFNEGEIEDIVKLISTQNFSLLATQCRNYAEKNFNQVIKNRAIIEAIESL; this is encoded by the coding sequence ATGAACGAGTGTAAAAGTGTTTGTATTATACAAAACTCAATAAAGACCGTTGTTGTGTTTAGGCTATCATATATTAAACAGTTACTATCTCGTGGGCATAAAGTATACTGTATTGCACCTAACGATGACAATGAGTCAGTTGATTGTCTAAAGAAATATGGTGTTATAGTTATTACTACGGATAATGAACGTCTTTTATATAGATATTTTTTTATTAACCTATCATTGCTGTGGGTTTTATTCAAAGAGAAGTTTAAATTAACTGTGTCTTGTCATTTTCTTGTTACATTTATTTTCTCTATCCCATCAATTTTCTTTGCAAGAAAGACTGTTTGTTTTATTGAAGGTATCGGGACTTTTTTTACAAAAAATAAAGGTTTTCTCAATATATTGAGATTATTGCTGACAAGAGGTGTTGGTAAAAGAATCTTCATGAACAAATATGAGAAGAATTTACTTGGTTGTGATGGTGATTTAGTGCTAGGTGGTATCGGCGTTGACATTGAGAGTTTTTGTTATAGCTATAAAATAAAAAAATGCTCGAGAAAAATAGAACTACTCTATGTTGGACGTTTAGTTGAAGATAAAGGTATTTTTTATATTATCGAGCTAATCAAGCATTTAAAGTTGGCTGGTGTAGACTTTACTCTTAATGTTGTTGGTGATACTTACCCTGCTAACCCATCCTCTCTGACAGAAGATGATATAGCTAATTTAAAAGCTGAGTTTGAGGAAGACATAATTTTTCATGGCTATTTGTCTGATCTTCGTCATATTTATGCAAAAACTGATGTTTTGCTTCTTTTGTCTAAACATGAAGGTTTTCCTGTCGTGGTTATGGAGGCTAACGCATGTGGTATTCCTGCAATATGTTATGCTGTGCCAGGCTGTATTGATGCCATTGAACATGGGGTCAATGGCTTCCTATTTAATGAGGGTGAAATCGAAGATATTGTGAAATTAATTAGCACTCAAAATTTTTCTTTATTGGCAACACAATGTCGTAATTATGCAGAAAAAAATTTCAATCAAGTAATCAAGAATAGAGCTATTATTGAGGCGATAGAATCGTTATGA